In Agelaius phoeniceus isolate bAgePho1 chromosome 14, bAgePho1.hap1, whole genome shotgun sequence, a single genomic region encodes these proteins:
- the DGKK gene encoding diacylglycerol kinase kappa isoform X2 — MAEKLVPGDLFSRKTRESVSSLDLDKLAPISPEAGGEESSDSEGEQDDSSHKLIRKVSTSGQMRSKKSVKEGLLLKQTSSFQRWKRRYFKLRGRTLYYAKDAKSLIFDEVDLSDASVAETSTKNINNSFTVITPFRKLILCAENRKEMEDWITALKSVQKWEIHEATQFNMEHFSGMHNWYACSHARPTFCNVCREALPGVTSHGLSCEVCKFKAHKRCAVRATNNCKWTTLASIGIEIIEDEDGVAMPHQWLEGNLPVSARCAVCDRTCGSVRRLQDWRCLWCKAIVHSACKELLGKRCPLGQYKVSIIPPTALNSIDSDGFWKATCPSTCSSPLLAFVNSKSGDNQGVKFLRKFKQFLNPAQVFDLMNGGPHLGLRLFQKFSTFRILVCGGDGSVGWVLSEIDALGLHKQCQLGVLPLGTGNDLARVLGWGSLCDDDTQLLQILEKLERATTKMLDRWSVLTYEAPKQSPSALKEEENGDSNIQVQISHYADSVAFHLAKILESDKHSVVISSAKFLCGTVNDFVTEVGRAYKRATENKQEAELMARKCAMLNEKLDSLVRELNEEAQAIMVPEEMAQATHADVKDQEKAGSFNPNPQPRIFKSKEQLMLRANSLKKALRQIIEQTEKAVDEQNKQTQTYQGSVGPSKDSSEEFSKEEEKLSSRRVTVTSASSSIILDRPDTFGSLQFPEDPSTLHFLEKCVMNNYFGIGLDAKISLEFNNKRDEHPKKCSRTKNMMWYGVLGTKELLQRTYKNLEQRVQLECDGVPISLPSLQGIAVLNIPSYAGGINFWGGTKEDNNFGAPSFDDKKLEVVAVFGSIQMAVSRVINLQHHRIAQCRVVKITIRGDEGVPVQVDGEAWIQPPGIIKIQHKNRAQMLTRDRAFESTLKSWEDKQKGESYRAATRPRLSSQQSMEYLTEEESSLLQQVSRVAETLIARIHEAAKAHKAMEQELAHAVNASSLALSEALSHKAAGTSEFLSRNMAVEMVLSIKELWAETRAFLDGKALDSPQEEEALQGPLSVLGQELQRLLDIHWLGPIAHPAEEEGASKGSFKLRLNIPKPRKEKDKLQKQKANSVLPGPSSPPLWFSSLLADKWGSEEVAAWLETLGLGEYRDIFVRHDIQGSELILLERRDLKDLGITKVGHMKRILQAIKELSNLP, encoded by the exons AAGAGCGTAAAGGAGGGGCTGTTGCTGAAGCAGACGAGCTCCTTCCAGAGGTGGAAGAGACGATACTTCAAGCTGCGAGGCAGGACACTTTATTATGCTAAGGATGCCAAG TCCCTGATCTTTGATGAGGTGGACCTGTCTGATGCCAGTGTGGCCGAGACCAGCACCAAGAACATCAACAACAGTTTCACG GTGATCACGCCATTCAGGAAGCTCATTTTATGTGCGGAGAACCGGAAGGAGATGGAGGACTGGATCACGGCCCTGAAATCTGTCCAGAAGTGGGAGATCCATGAG GCCACACAGTTCAACATGGAGCACTTCTCGGGCATGCACAACTGGTACGCCTGCTCCCATGCCCGCCCCACCTTCTGCAACGTGTGCCGTGAAGCTCTTCCAGGGGTCACCTCCCATGGCCTCTCCTGTGAAG TCTGCAAGTTCAAGGCACACAAGCGCTGTGCCGTCAGAGCCACAAACAACTGCAAGTGGACGACTCTGGCCTCCATCGGCATTGAAATCAtcgaggatgaggatggg GTGGCCATGCCCCATCAGTGGCTGGAGGGGAACTTGCCCGTCAGTGCACGCTGTGCTGTCTGCGACCGGACCTGTGGCAGTGTCCGGAGGCTGCAGGACTGGCGGTGTCTCTGGTGCAAGGCCATT GTTCACAGTGCCTGCAAGGAGCTCCTTGGCAAGAGGTGCCCCCTGGGCCAGTACAAAGTGTCCATCATCCCGCCAACTGCCTTGAACAGCATCGATTCTGATG GTTTCTGGAAAGCCACCTGCCCCTCaacctgctccagccctctccTGGCCTTTGTCAACTCCAAGAGTGGGGACAACCAGGGTGTCAAGTTTCTGCGCAAGTTCAAGCAGTTCCTCAACCCAGCCCAAGTCTTTGACCTCATGAATGGGGGCCCACACCTGGG GCTGCGCCTCTTCCAGAAGTTCTCCACCTTCAGAATCCTGGTGTGTGGTGGGGATGGCAGCGTGGGTTGGGTGCTCTCTGAGATTGATGCCCTTGGCCTCCACAAGCAG TGTCAGCTGGGTGTCCTGCCGCTGGGGACTGGTAATGACCTTGCACGGGTCCTGGGTTGGGGCAGCCTATGTGATGATGacactcagctgctgcagatcctggagaagctggaaaGGGCCACCACCAAGATGCTGGACCG GTGGAGTGTGCTTACCTATGAGGCTCCCAAGCAGTCCCCCTCAGCactgaaggaggaggagaatggGGACTCCAACATCCAG GTCCAGATCTCCCATTACGCAGACTCTGTTGCCTTCCACCTGGCCAAGATCCTGGAGTCAGACAAGCACTCAGTGGTGATCTCCTCTGCAAA GTTCCTCTGTGGCACTGTCAATGACTTTGTGACTGAAGTTGGGCGGGCTTACAAGAGGGCGACGGAGAACAAGCAGGAGGCTGAGCTGATGGCACGGAAG TGCGCCATGCTGAATGAAAAGCTGGACTCGTTGGTGCGGGAGCTGAATGAGGAAGCTCAGGCCATCATGGTCCCTGAAGAAATGGCACAGGCCACCCACGCTGATGTCAAGGACCAGGAGAAAGCTGGCAGCTTCAACCCCAACCCCCAGCCTCGCATCTTCAAATCCAAGGAGCAGCTCATGCTGCGGGCAAACAGCCTGAAGAAGGCCCTGCGGCAAATCATTGAGCAGACAGAGAAAG CTGTGGATGAGCAGAACAAGCAGACCCAAACCTACCAGGGCAGTGTGGGCCCCAGCAAGGATAGCTCAGAGGAGTTcagcaaggaggaggagaagctcA gctcccggCGGGTGACTGTGACCTCTGCGTCTTCCTCCATCATCCTGGACCGGCCAGACACCTTTGGCAGCTTGCAGTTCCCTGAAGACCCCAGCACCCT ACACTTCTTGGAGAAATGTGTCATGAATAACTACTTTGGCATTGGCCTGGATGCAAAGATCTCCCTGGAGTTCAACAACAAACGTGATGAGCACCCCAAGAAGTGCAG CCGCACCAAGAACATGATGTGGTATGGGGTGCTGGGcacaaaggagctcctgcagcgCACCTACAAGAACCTGGAGCAGCGGGTACAGCTGGAG TGTGACGGGGTGCCTATCTcactgcccagcctgcagggcaTTGCTGTCCTCAACATCCCCAGCTATGCCGGGGGCATCAACTTCTGGGGAGGCACCAAGGAGGACAAT AACTTTGGGGCTCCATCCTTTGATGACAAGAAGCTGGAGGTGGTGGCAGTCTTTGGCAGCATCCAGATGGCTGTGTCACGGGTCATCAACCTCCAGCACCATCGCATTGCACAG TGCCGTGTGGTGAAGATCACCATCCGGGGCGATGAGGGTGTACCTGTGCAGGTGGATGGAGAGGCCTGGATCCAGCCACCTGGCATCATCAAAATCCAGCACAAGAACCGAGCCCAGATGCTGACAAGGGACCGG GCATTTGAAAGCACCCTCAAGTCTTGGGAGGACAAGCAGAAAGGGGAGAGCTACCGAGCAGCCACACGGCCACggctcagctcccagcagtcCATGGAGTACCTGACCGAGGAGGAGAGCAGCCTCTTGCAGCAGGTCTCACGGGTCGCTGAGACCCTCATTGCCAG GATCCATGAGGCAGCCAAAGCTCACAAAgccatggagcaggagctggcGCATGCAGTCAATGCCAGCTCCCTAGCACTGAGTGAAGCCCTCTCCCACAAAGCTGCTGGCACCTCAGAG TTTCTCAGCAGGAATATGGCTGTGGAGATGGTGCTGAGCATCAAAGAGCTGTGGGCTGAGACCAGGGCATTCCTGGACGGGAAGGCG CTGGACTCGccgcaggaggaggaggcactTCAGGGCCCTCTGAGtgtgctgggccaggagctgcagcggCTGCTGGACATCCACTGGCTGGGCCCTATTGCCCaccctgctgaggag GAAGGTGCCAGCAAGGGAAGCTTTAAGCTTCGCCTCAACATCCCCAAGCCCAGGAAGGAGAAGGACAAGCTGCAGAAGCAGAAAGCCAACAGTGTGCTCCCAG GCCCCAGCAGTCCACCACTGTGGTTTTCCTCCCTGCTAGCAGACAAGTGGGGCTCCGAGGAGGTGGCAGCTTGGCTGGAAACGCTTGGTTTAGGGGAATACAGAGACATTTTTGTTCGGCATGACATCCAGGGCTCCGAGTTGATTCTGCTGGAGAGGAGAGACCTTAAG GACCTGGGGATCACCAAAGTGGGCCATATGAAGAGGATCCTTCAGGCCATTAAGGAACTCAGCAACCTGCCCTAG
- the DGKK gene encoding diacylglycerol kinase kappa isoform X6: MAEKLVPGDLFSRKTRESVSSLDLDKLAPISPEAGGEESSDSEGEQDDSSHKLIRKVSTSGQMRSKKSVKEGLLLKQTSSFQRWKRRYFKLRGRTLYYAKDAKSLIFDEVDLSDASVAETSTKNINNSFTVITPFRKLILCAENRKEMEDWITALKSVQKWEIHEATQFNMEHFSGMHNWYACSHARPTFCNVCREALPGVTSHGLSCEVCKFKAHKRCAVRATNNCKWTTLASIGIEIIEDEDGVAMPHQWLEGNLPVSARCAVCDRTCGSVRRLQDWRCLWCKAIVHSACKELLGKRCPLGQYKVSIIPPTALNSIDSDGFWKATCPSTCSSPLLAFVNSKSGDNQGVKFLRKFKQFLNPAQVFDLMNGGPHLGLRLFQKFSTFRILVCGGDGSVGWVLSEIDALGLHKQCQLGVLPLGTGNDLARVLGWGSLCDDDTQLLQILEKLERATTKMLDRWSVLTYEAPKQSPSALKEEENGDSNIQVQISHYADSVAFHLAKILESDKHSVVISSAKFLCGTVNDFVTEVGRAYKRATENKQEAELMARKCAMLNEKLDSLVRELNEEAQAIMVPEEMAQATHADVKDQEKAGSFNPNPQPRIFKSKEQLMLRANSLKKALRQIIEQTEKGSRRVTVTSASSSIILDRPDTFGSLQFPEDPSTLHFLEKCVMNNYFGIGLDAKISLEFNNKRDEHPKKCSSRTKNMMWYGVLGTKELLQRTYKNLEQRVQLECDGVPISLPSLQGIAVLNIPSYAGGINFWGGTKEDNNFGAPSFDDKKLEVVAVFGSIQMAVSRVINLQHHRIAQCRVVKITIRGDEGVPVQVDGEAWIQPPGIIKIQHKNRAQMLTRDRAFESTLKSWEDKQKGESYRAATRPRLSSQQSMEYLTEEESSLLQQVSRVAETLIARIHEAAKAHKAMEQELAHAVNASSLALSEALSHKAAGTSEFLSRNMAVEMVLSIKELWAETRAFLDGKALDSPQEEEALQGPLSVLGQELQRLLDIHWLGPIAHPAEEEGASKGSFKLRLNIPKPRKEKDKLQKQKANSVLPGPSSPPLWFSSLLADKWGSEEVAAWLETLGLGEYRDIFVRHDIQGSELILLERRDLKDLGITKVGHMKRILQAIKELSNLP; the protein is encoded by the exons AAGAGCGTAAAGGAGGGGCTGTTGCTGAAGCAGACGAGCTCCTTCCAGAGGTGGAAGAGACGATACTTCAAGCTGCGAGGCAGGACACTTTATTATGCTAAGGATGCCAAG TCCCTGATCTTTGATGAGGTGGACCTGTCTGATGCCAGTGTGGCCGAGACCAGCACCAAGAACATCAACAACAGTTTCACG GTGATCACGCCATTCAGGAAGCTCATTTTATGTGCGGAGAACCGGAAGGAGATGGAGGACTGGATCACGGCCCTGAAATCTGTCCAGAAGTGGGAGATCCATGAG GCCACACAGTTCAACATGGAGCACTTCTCGGGCATGCACAACTGGTACGCCTGCTCCCATGCCCGCCCCACCTTCTGCAACGTGTGCCGTGAAGCTCTTCCAGGGGTCACCTCCCATGGCCTCTCCTGTGAAG TCTGCAAGTTCAAGGCACACAAGCGCTGTGCCGTCAGAGCCACAAACAACTGCAAGTGGACGACTCTGGCCTCCATCGGCATTGAAATCAtcgaggatgaggatggg GTGGCCATGCCCCATCAGTGGCTGGAGGGGAACTTGCCCGTCAGTGCACGCTGTGCTGTCTGCGACCGGACCTGTGGCAGTGTCCGGAGGCTGCAGGACTGGCGGTGTCTCTGGTGCAAGGCCATT GTTCACAGTGCCTGCAAGGAGCTCCTTGGCAAGAGGTGCCCCCTGGGCCAGTACAAAGTGTCCATCATCCCGCCAACTGCCTTGAACAGCATCGATTCTGATG GTTTCTGGAAAGCCACCTGCCCCTCaacctgctccagccctctccTGGCCTTTGTCAACTCCAAGAGTGGGGACAACCAGGGTGTCAAGTTTCTGCGCAAGTTCAAGCAGTTCCTCAACCCAGCCCAAGTCTTTGACCTCATGAATGGGGGCCCACACCTGGG GCTGCGCCTCTTCCAGAAGTTCTCCACCTTCAGAATCCTGGTGTGTGGTGGGGATGGCAGCGTGGGTTGGGTGCTCTCTGAGATTGATGCCCTTGGCCTCCACAAGCAG TGTCAGCTGGGTGTCCTGCCGCTGGGGACTGGTAATGACCTTGCACGGGTCCTGGGTTGGGGCAGCCTATGTGATGATGacactcagctgctgcagatcctggagaagctggaaaGGGCCACCACCAAGATGCTGGACCG GTGGAGTGTGCTTACCTATGAGGCTCCCAAGCAGTCCCCCTCAGCactgaaggaggaggagaatggGGACTCCAACATCCAG GTCCAGATCTCCCATTACGCAGACTCTGTTGCCTTCCACCTGGCCAAGATCCTGGAGTCAGACAAGCACTCAGTGGTGATCTCCTCTGCAAA GTTCCTCTGTGGCACTGTCAATGACTTTGTGACTGAAGTTGGGCGGGCTTACAAGAGGGCGACGGAGAACAAGCAGGAGGCTGAGCTGATGGCACGGAAG TGCGCCATGCTGAATGAAAAGCTGGACTCGTTGGTGCGGGAGCTGAATGAGGAAGCTCAGGCCATCATGGTCCCTGAAGAAATGGCACAGGCCACCCACGCTGATGTCAAGGACCAGGAGAAAGCTGGCAGCTTCAACCCCAACCCCCAGCCTCGCATCTTCAAATCCAAGGAGCAGCTCATGCTGCGGGCAAACAGCCTGAAGAAGGCCCTGCGGCAAATCATTGAGCAGACAGAGAAAG gctcccggCGGGTGACTGTGACCTCTGCGTCTTCCTCCATCATCCTGGACCGGCCAGACACCTTTGGCAGCTTGCAGTTCCCTGAAGACCCCAGCACCCT ACACTTCTTGGAGAAATGTGTCATGAATAACTACTTTGGCATTGGCCTGGATGCAAAGATCTCCCTGGAGTTCAACAACAAACGTGATGAGCACCCCAAGAAGTGCAG CAGCCGCACCAAGAACATGATGTGGTATGGGGTGCTGGGcacaaaggagctcctgcagcgCACCTACAAGAACCTGGAGCAGCGGGTACAGCTGGAG TGTGACGGGGTGCCTATCTcactgcccagcctgcagggcaTTGCTGTCCTCAACATCCCCAGCTATGCCGGGGGCATCAACTTCTGGGGAGGCACCAAGGAGGACAAT AACTTTGGGGCTCCATCCTTTGATGACAAGAAGCTGGAGGTGGTGGCAGTCTTTGGCAGCATCCAGATGGCTGTGTCACGGGTCATCAACCTCCAGCACCATCGCATTGCACAG TGCCGTGTGGTGAAGATCACCATCCGGGGCGATGAGGGTGTACCTGTGCAGGTGGATGGAGAGGCCTGGATCCAGCCACCTGGCATCATCAAAATCCAGCACAAGAACCGAGCCCAGATGCTGACAAGGGACCGG GCATTTGAAAGCACCCTCAAGTCTTGGGAGGACAAGCAGAAAGGGGAGAGCTACCGAGCAGCCACACGGCCACggctcagctcccagcagtcCATGGAGTACCTGACCGAGGAGGAGAGCAGCCTCTTGCAGCAGGTCTCACGGGTCGCTGAGACCCTCATTGCCAG GATCCATGAGGCAGCCAAAGCTCACAAAgccatggagcaggagctggcGCATGCAGTCAATGCCAGCTCCCTAGCACTGAGTGAAGCCCTCTCCCACAAAGCTGCTGGCACCTCAGAG TTTCTCAGCAGGAATATGGCTGTGGAGATGGTGCTGAGCATCAAAGAGCTGTGGGCTGAGACCAGGGCATTCCTGGACGGGAAGGCG CTGGACTCGccgcaggaggaggaggcactTCAGGGCCCTCTGAGtgtgctgggccaggagctgcagcggCTGCTGGACATCCACTGGCTGGGCCCTATTGCCCaccctgctgaggag GAAGGTGCCAGCAAGGGAAGCTTTAAGCTTCGCCTCAACATCCCCAAGCCCAGGAAGGAGAAGGACAAGCTGCAGAAGCAGAAAGCCAACAGTGTGCTCCCAG GCCCCAGCAGTCCACCACTGTGGTTTTCCTCCCTGCTAGCAGACAAGTGGGGCTCCGAGGAGGTGGCAGCTTGGCTGGAAACGCTTGGTTTAGGGGAATACAGAGACATTTTTGTTCGGCATGACATCCAGGGCTCCGAGTTGATTCTGCTGGAGAGGAGAGACCTTAAG GACCTGGGGATCACCAAAGTGGGCCATATGAAGAGGATCCTTCAGGCCATTAAGGAACTCAGCAACCTGCCCTAG
- the DGKK gene encoding diacylglycerol kinase kappa isoform X8, translating into MAEKLVPGDLFSRKTRESVSSLDLDKLAPISPEAGGEESSDSEGEQDDSSHKLIRKVSTSGQMRSKVITPFRKLILCAENRKEMEDWITALKSVQKWEIHEATQFNMEHFSGMHNWYACSHARPTFCNVCREALPGVTSHGLSCEVCKFKAHKRCAVRATNNCKWTTLASIGIEIIEDEDGVAMPHQWLEGNLPVSARCAVCDRTCGSVRRLQDWRCLWCKAIVHSACKELLGKRCPLGQYKVSIIPPTALNSIDSDGFWKATCPSTCSSPLLAFVNSKSGDNQGVKFLRKFKQFLNPAQVFDLMNGGPHLGLRLFQKFSTFRILVCGGDGSVGWVLSEIDALGLHKQCQLGVLPLGTGNDLARVLGWGSLCDDDTQLLQILEKLERATTKMLDRWSVLTYEAPKQSPSALKEEENGDSNIQVQISHYADSVAFHLAKILESDKHSVVISSAKFLCGTVNDFVTEVGRAYKRATENKQEAELMARKCAMLNEKLDSLVRELNEEAQAIMVPEEMAQATHADVKDQEKAGSFNPNPQPRIFKSKEQLMLRANSLKKALRQIIEQTEKAVDEQNKQTQTYQGSVGPSKDSSEEFSKEEEKLSSRRVTVTSASSSIILDRPDTFGSLQFPEDPSTLHFLEKCVMNNYFGIGLDAKISLEFNNKRDEHPKKCSSRTKNMMWYGVLGTKELLQRTYKNLEQRVQLECDGVPISLPSLQGIAVLNIPSYAGGINFWGGTKEDNNFGAPSFDDKKLEVVAVFGSIQMAVSRVINLQHHRIAQCRVVKITIRGDEGVPVQVDGEAWIQPPGIIKIQHKNRAQMLTRDRAFESTLKSWEDKQKGESYRAATRPRLSSQQSMEYLTEEESSLLQQVSRVAETLIARIHEAAKAHKAMEQELAHAVNASSLALSEALSHKAAGTSEFLSRNMAVEMVLSIKELWAETRAFLDGKALDSPQEEEALQGPLSVLGQELQRLLDIHWLGPIAHPAEEEGASKGSFKLRLNIPKPRKEKDKLQKQKANSVLPGPSSPPLWFSSLLADKWGSEEVAAWLETLGLGEYRDIFVRHDIQGSELILLERRDLKDLGITKVGHMKRILQAIKELSNLP; encoded by the exons GTGATCACGCCATTCAGGAAGCTCATTTTATGTGCGGAGAACCGGAAGGAGATGGAGGACTGGATCACGGCCCTGAAATCTGTCCAGAAGTGGGAGATCCATGAG GCCACACAGTTCAACATGGAGCACTTCTCGGGCATGCACAACTGGTACGCCTGCTCCCATGCCCGCCCCACCTTCTGCAACGTGTGCCGTGAAGCTCTTCCAGGGGTCACCTCCCATGGCCTCTCCTGTGAAG TCTGCAAGTTCAAGGCACACAAGCGCTGTGCCGTCAGAGCCACAAACAACTGCAAGTGGACGACTCTGGCCTCCATCGGCATTGAAATCAtcgaggatgaggatggg GTGGCCATGCCCCATCAGTGGCTGGAGGGGAACTTGCCCGTCAGTGCACGCTGTGCTGTCTGCGACCGGACCTGTGGCAGTGTCCGGAGGCTGCAGGACTGGCGGTGTCTCTGGTGCAAGGCCATT GTTCACAGTGCCTGCAAGGAGCTCCTTGGCAAGAGGTGCCCCCTGGGCCAGTACAAAGTGTCCATCATCCCGCCAACTGCCTTGAACAGCATCGATTCTGATG GTTTCTGGAAAGCCACCTGCCCCTCaacctgctccagccctctccTGGCCTTTGTCAACTCCAAGAGTGGGGACAACCAGGGTGTCAAGTTTCTGCGCAAGTTCAAGCAGTTCCTCAACCCAGCCCAAGTCTTTGACCTCATGAATGGGGGCCCACACCTGGG GCTGCGCCTCTTCCAGAAGTTCTCCACCTTCAGAATCCTGGTGTGTGGTGGGGATGGCAGCGTGGGTTGGGTGCTCTCTGAGATTGATGCCCTTGGCCTCCACAAGCAG TGTCAGCTGGGTGTCCTGCCGCTGGGGACTGGTAATGACCTTGCACGGGTCCTGGGTTGGGGCAGCCTATGTGATGATGacactcagctgctgcagatcctggagaagctggaaaGGGCCACCACCAAGATGCTGGACCG GTGGAGTGTGCTTACCTATGAGGCTCCCAAGCAGTCCCCCTCAGCactgaaggaggaggagaatggGGACTCCAACATCCAG GTCCAGATCTCCCATTACGCAGACTCTGTTGCCTTCCACCTGGCCAAGATCCTGGAGTCAGACAAGCACTCAGTGGTGATCTCCTCTGCAAA GTTCCTCTGTGGCACTGTCAATGACTTTGTGACTGAAGTTGGGCGGGCTTACAAGAGGGCGACGGAGAACAAGCAGGAGGCTGAGCTGATGGCACGGAAG TGCGCCATGCTGAATGAAAAGCTGGACTCGTTGGTGCGGGAGCTGAATGAGGAAGCTCAGGCCATCATGGTCCCTGAAGAAATGGCACAGGCCACCCACGCTGATGTCAAGGACCAGGAGAAAGCTGGCAGCTTCAACCCCAACCCCCAGCCTCGCATCTTCAAATCCAAGGAGCAGCTCATGCTGCGGGCAAACAGCCTGAAGAAGGCCCTGCGGCAAATCATTGAGCAGACAGAGAAAG CTGTGGATGAGCAGAACAAGCAGACCCAAACCTACCAGGGCAGTGTGGGCCCCAGCAAGGATAGCTCAGAGGAGTTcagcaaggaggaggagaagctcA gctcccggCGGGTGACTGTGACCTCTGCGTCTTCCTCCATCATCCTGGACCGGCCAGACACCTTTGGCAGCTTGCAGTTCCCTGAAGACCCCAGCACCCT ACACTTCTTGGAGAAATGTGTCATGAATAACTACTTTGGCATTGGCCTGGATGCAAAGATCTCCCTGGAGTTCAACAACAAACGTGATGAGCACCCCAAGAAGTGCAG CAGCCGCACCAAGAACATGATGTGGTATGGGGTGCTGGGcacaaaggagctcctgcagcgCACCTACAAGAACCTGGAGCAGCGGGTACAGCTGGAG TGTGACGGGGTGCCTATCTcactgcccagcctgcagggcaTTGCTGTCCTCAACATCCCCAGCTATGCCGGGGGCATCAACTTCTGGGGAGGCACCAAGGAGGACAAT AACTTTGGGGCTCCATCCTTTGATGACAAGAAGCTGGAGGTGGTGGCAGTCTTTGGCAGCATCCAGATGGCTGTGTCACGGGTCATCAACCTCCAGCACCATCGCATTGCACAG TGCCGTGTGGTGAAGATCACCATCCGGGGCGATGAGGGTGTACCTGTGCAGGTGGATGGAGAGGCCTGGATCCAGCCACCTGGCATCATCAAAATCCAGCACAAGAACCGAGCCCAGATGCTGACAAGGGACCGG GCATTTGAAAGCACCCTCAAGTCTTGGGAGGACAAGCAGAAAGGGGAGAGCTACCGAGCAGCCACACGGCCACggctcagctcccagcagtcCATGGAGTACCTGACCGAGGAGGAGAGCAGCCTCTTGCAGCAGGTCTCACGGGTCGCTGAGACCCTCATTGCCAG GATCCATGAGGCAGCCAAAGCTCACAAAgccatggagcaggagctggcGCATGCAGTCAATGCCAGCTCCCTAGCACTGAGTGAAGCCCTCTCCCACAAAGCTGCTGGCACCTCAGAG TTTCTCAGCAGGAATATGGCTGTGGAGATGGTGCTGAGCATCAAAGAGCTGTGGGCTGAGACCAGGGCATTCCTGGACGGGAAGGCG CTGGACTCGccgcaggaggaggaggcactTCAGGGCCCTCTGAGtgtgctgggccaggagctgcagcggCTGCTGGACATCCACTGGCTGGGCCCTATTGCCCaccctgctgaggag GAAGGTGCCAGCAAGGGAAGCTTTAAGCTTCGCCTCAACATCCCCAAGCCCAGGAAGGAGAAGGACAAGCTGCAGAAGCAGAAAGCCAACAGTGTGCTCCCAG GCCCCAGCAGTCCACCACTGTGGTTTTCCTCCCTGCTAGCAGACAAGTGGGGCTCCGAGGAGGTGGCAGCTTGGCTGGAAACGCTTGGTTTAGGGGAATACAGAGACATTTTTGTTCGGCATGACATCCAGGGCTCCGAGTTGATTCTGCTGGAGAGGAGAGACCTTAAG GACCTGGGGATCACCAAAGTGGGCCATATGAAGAGGATCCTTCAGGCCATTAAGGAACTCAGCAACCTGCCCTAG